A genomic stretch from Falco cherrug isolate bFalChe1 chromosome 3, bFalChe1.pri, whole genome shotgun sequence includes:
- the LOC102057453 gene encoding ovalbumin-like has protein sequence MGSIGAASVEFCFDVFKELKVQHVNENIFYSPLSIISALSMVYLGARENTKAQIDKVVHFDKIAGFGEAIESQCVTSASIHSLKDMFTQITKPSDNYSLSFASRLYAEEAYSILPEYLQCVKELYKGGLETISFQTAADQARDLINSWVESQTNGMIKNILQPGAVDLETEMVLVNAIYFKGMWEKAFKDEDTQTVPFRMTEQESKPVQMMYQVGSFKVAVMASDKIKILELPYASGQLSMVVVLPDDVSGLEQLEASITSEKLMEWTSSSIMEEKKIKVYFPHMKIEEKYNLTSVLMALGMTDLFSSSANLSGISSAEKLKVSEAVHEAFVEISEAGSEVVGSTEAGTEVTSVSEEFKADHPFLFLIKHNPTNSILFFGRCFSP, from the exons TCCATCGGTGCAGCAAGTGTGGAATTTTGTTTTGATGTATTCAAGGAGCTGAAAGTTCAGCATGTCAACGAGAACATCTTCTACTCTCCCCTGAGCATCATTTCAGCTCTGTCCATGGTCTACCTAGGTGCAAGAGAAAATACCAAAGCTCAGATAGATAAG GTTGTTCACTTTGATAAAATTGCAGGCTTTGGAGAGGCTATTGAATCTCAG TGTGTCACATCTGCAAGCATCCACTCACTTAAAGACATGTTCACCCAAATCACCAAACCAAGTGACAATTATTCACTCAGCTTTGCCAGTAGACTTTATGCTGAAGAGGCATACTCAATCCTACCG GAATACTTACAATGTGTGAAGGAACTGTATAAAGGAGGCTTGGAAACTATCAGCTTTCAAACAGCTGCAGATCAAGCCAGAGACCTCATAAATTCCTGGGTTGAAAGTCAGACAAATG GAATGATCAAAAACATCCTTCAGCCGGGTGCTGTGGATCTCGAGACTGAAATGGTCCTTGTCAATGCAATTTACTTCAAAGGAATGTGGGAGAAAGCATTTAAGGATGAAGACACCCAGACAGTGCCTTTCAGAATGACTGAG CAAGAAAGCAAACCTGTGCAGATGATGTATCAGGTTGGTTCATTTAAAGTGGCAGTGATGGCTTCTGACAAAATTAAGATCCTGGAGCTTCCATATGCCAGCGGACAGTTGAGCATGGTGGTTGTGTTGCCTGATGATGTCTCTGGCCTGGAGCAG CTTGAAGCTTCAATCACCTCTGAAAAACTCATGGAATGGACCAGTTCTAGTAttatggaagagaagaaaattaaagtgtACTTCCCCCACATGAAGATTGAGGAAAAATATAACCTCACAAGTGTCTTGATGGCCTTGGGTATGACCGACCTGTTCAGCTCTTCAGCCAATCTCTCTGGCATCTCTtcagcagagaagctgaaggTGTCTGAAGCTGTCCATGAGGCATTTGTGGAAATCTCTGAAGCAGGCAGTGAGGTGGTAGGCTCAACAGAAGCTGGGACAGAAGTTACAAGTGTCTCTGAAGAGTTTAAGGCTGACcaccctttccttttcttgatcAAGCACAACCCAACCAACAGCATTCTCTTCTTTGGCAGATGCTTTTCcccttaa